Proteins encoded within one genomic window of Chloroflexota bacterium:
- a CDS encoding ion transporter, whose product MRSLAHRIVHARMFEYILVLLIVGTSILHGLATSDVLFERYQVWMGLFIILMLLVLVLEVFLKILAVAPRVDRYFRDPWNVFDFLVITSIIGGIAVFEFAADFALLVVVVRLLRLLQDLTTIKAMRLILTTMFRSIPDMAHILMLLCIVIYLYAVYGNSLLGDHDPEHWGTLGDSVLSLFQVVTLDGWSDIMQTALNAVPFAWVYFVSFVIITTFIGANLFIAVVVSTMDEAKEERLRMLEVPASREELLQELRTTQDSLRRVEEALQRTPE is encoded by the coding sequence ATGCGAAGCTTAGCGCACCGTATCGTACACGCACGGATGTTCGAATACATCCTCGTCTTGCTCATTGTCGGCACGTCGATTCTGCACGGGCTGGCTACTTCTGACGTCTTGTTTGAACGGTACCAAGTCTGGATGGGGTTGTTCATCATTCTTATGCTGCTCGTGCTCGTCCTGGAAGTCTTCCTCAAGATACTAGCAGTCGCGCCAAGAGTAGACCGGTATTTCAGAGACCCTTGGAACGTCTTTGACTTCCTCGTAATCACTTCCATCATAGGTGGAATCGCCGTCTTTGAGTTTGCCGCCGATTTCGCGCTACTCGTCGTTGTCGTGCGCCTGCTGCGGCTGCTTCAGGACTTAACGACCATCAAGGCAATGCGCTTAATCCTTACAACGATGTTTCGCTCCATACCGGACATGGCGCACATCCTGATGCTGCTGTGCATCGTTATCTATCTGTACGCCGTTTACGGAAATAGTCTTCTTGGGGATCACGACCCGGAGCACTGGGGAACGCTGGGCGATTCCGTACTATCGCTCTTTCAGGTGGTAACACTGGACGGCTGGTCAGACATCATGCAAACTGCGCTCAATGCAGTGCCGTTCGCCTGGGTCTACTTTGTCAGTTTCGTAATAATCACCACGTTCATCGGGGCCAACCTGTTCATTGCCGTCGTTGTGAGCACTATGGACGAAGCCAAGGAAGAGCGTCTGCGCATGTTGGAAGTGCCCGCGTCCCGGGAAGAACTGCTCCAGGAACTGCGCACGACCCAAGACTCCCTGCGGCGCGTTGAAGAAGCCCTGCAGCGCACGCCGGAGTAG
- a CDS encoding DUF3574 domain-containing protein, with protein sequence MRRLLCVFSISIAVLILVGCSAYAVSSCPEGTDAFAEYQLFFGRSSAGVEVVSDEAWAAFLADTVTPRFPDGLTVVDGAGQWRGSNGAIERERSKVLIILTWPGAEGMRLTDEISQEYETRFDQETVLRVVRTACVSFS encoded by the coding sequence GTGCGCAGATTACTGTGCGTCTTCTCGATTTCCATTGCCGTTCTTATCCTGGTAGGTTGCAGCGCCTACGCCGTATCCTCCTGCCCGGAGGGCACGGACGCTTTTGCCGAATACCAGCTCTTCTTCGGTCGCAGCAGCGCCGGCGTTGAGGTGGTAAGCGATGAAGCCTGGGCTGCCTTTCTAGCGGATACGGTTACGCCTCGCTTTCCTGACGGGCTGACGGTCGTAGACGGCGCTGGACAATGGCGCGGCTCCAACGGTGCTATAGAGCGTGAGCGCTCCAAGGTGCTTATCATCCTGACGTGGCCGGGCGCGGAGGGCATGCGTCTCACGGACGAAATCTCGCAGGAGTACGAGACGCGCTTCGACCAAGAAACGGTGTTGCGGGTCGTGCGCACGGCCTGCGTGTCGTTCTCATAG
- a CDS encoding DUF4433 domain-containing protein — translation MTKPVPARPKIYHIVHVDRLPSIVANECLWSDLEISRHRVSGTTIGMNNIKYRRLHVLTLNSHPGLYVGNCVPFYFCPRSVMLYVIHMADHPELEYRDGQAPIIHLEADVHEVVAWAEQNSQRWAFTTSNAGSRFFDDYSDLADLDRVDWNAVKAHYWSECRESKQAEFLIERLFPWELVSRIGVRSQHIQNLVQKAIGKPRHHPSVEIMPHWYY, via the coding sequence TTGACTAAGCCGGTACCCGCCAGACCGAAGATATACCATATTGTCCACGTTGATCGATTGCCATCTATTGTCGCGAATGAATGCTTGTGGTCAGACTTGGAGATTTCGCGGCATCGGGTTTCGGGAACCACTATTGGCATGAATAACATCAAGTACCGGAGGCTGCATGTATTGACTCTCAATAGCCATCCAGGCTTGTATGTGGGCAATTGCGTACCGTTTTATTTCTGCCCGCGATCCGTCATGCTCTACGTAATCCACATGGCCGACCATCCTGAACTGGAGTATAGAGACGGCCAAGCTCCCATTATTCACTTGGAGGCAGATGTGCACGAGGTGGTCGCCTGGGCGGAACAGAATAGTCAACGCTGGGCTTTCACAACTTCAAATGCTGGTTCACGGTTTTTTGATGACTATTCGGATCTGGCGGATTTAGATAGGGTGGACTGGAATGCGGTGAAAGCTCACTATTGGAGCGAATGCAGGGAAAGCAAGCAGGCAGAATTCTTGATCGAACGCTTATTCCCTTGGGAACTCGTGTCACGCATTGGCGTGCGTTCCCAGCACATTCAAAATCTAGTCCAGAAAGCCATAGGAAAACCTCGCCACCACCCAAGTGTCGAGATTATGCCGCACTGGTATTATTGA
- a CDS encoding CehA/McbA family metallohydrolase → MPMQSTGISPSPEPRKFDDSSDWMRGITRTWQFLPPVDMRAVITPHEVEAASGHTFVITLTAGPGLILAAGAHITVEIPDCWDCHLGNCYRRGVQTLGSRDQIRAGYGAFADVACTNADVQLALAVSYGRHLDLLDVVVQAGTLQAGDEVQITLGAPDGNLLQAQKFAQTAIFSIGVDVDGSGEYRQIANFPTVKVVGAHTADRFRVFAPAVVQPGELFDVRVLPVDIYSFNPATSYAGAAQVFAPEGVETEDRVAVDTTGQPLGQTIAVTAKTTGVHTLSVFDPVAGISGRSNPIGAGFLPDRGVFFGEMHSQMWHSMGTGTTEEFFAWGRNVAGLDFCAPANHYNWRFEVTDDIWQGLVHDCNRHNDPGRFVTLVSFEWGGIGGSGHKNIYYRGDSGPFHYWYQGEHRDPNALWEDMAARGLEALTVPHHPKSMGGADWRFRNDRYQRLVEICSMWDIAEEAGPLSVQAALAMGHRLGFVGGTDSHYGLANQGSFHVNDGNGLACVVAPELTREAIWQALYDRRCYATTGDRILLDFTIDDKPMGSDNAADLNSVGPRRLRMRAAGTAPFTRVEVIRNNQVVFSADPHSDVWEDEWTDTADLAAAAFSPTFPDDHPFVYYYLRVFQANRQRAWSSPIWFTQEE, encoded by the coding sequence ATGCCGATGCAATCTACCGGGATTTCCCCAAGTCCTGAGCCAAGAAAATTCGACGACTCCAGCGACTGGATGCGGGGTATCACCCGCACATGGCAGTTCCTGCCGCCGGTCGACATGCGGGCTGTCATCACACCGCACGAGGTCGAGGCGGCCAGCGGACACACGTTTGTCATCACGCTGACGGCGGGGCCGGGTCTCATCCTAGCCGCTGGCGCCCATATCACGGTGGAAATCCCGGATTGCTGGGATTGCCATTTAGGCAACTGCTATCGCCGGGGTGTGCAAACGCTCGGCAGCCGCGACCAAATCCGCGCGGGCTATGGCGCGTTTGCCGACGTGGCGTGCACGAATGCTGACGTGCAGCTCGCGCTTGCTGTCTCCTATGGACGCCATCTCGATCTGCTCGACGTCGTGGTGCAAGCCGGCACGCTGCAGGCGGGAGACGAGGTGCAGATAACGCTTGGCGCACCTGACGGCAATCTGCTGCAGGCCCAGAAGTTCGCCCAAACCGCCATTTTCAGCATCGGCGTTGACGTGGACGGCAGCGGAGAGTACCGGCAAATCGCCAACTTCCCCACGGTGAAGGTGGTGGGCGCGCACACGGCCGACCGCTTTCGCGTCTTCGCGCCTGCCGTGGTGCAGCCGGGTGAATTATTCGACGTGCGGGTGCTGCCGGTGGATATCTATAGTTTCAATCCCGCGACGAGCTATGCCGGCGCGGCACAGGTGTTCGCGCCGGAGGGCGTGGAGACAGAAGACCGCGTGGCAGTAGACACAACAGGGCAGCCCTTAGGGCAGACCATTGCCGTTACCGCCAAGACTACCGGCGTACACACGCTCAGCGTTTTCGACCCCGTAGCGGGCATCTCCGGCCGGAGCAATCCCATCGGTGCAGGTTTCTTGCCGGACCGGGGGGTTTTCTTTGGCGAGATGCACAGCCAGATGTGGCACAGCATGGGTACAGGCACGACGGAGGAGTTCTTTGCGTGGGGCCGGAACGTGGCCGGACTCGACTTCTGCGCGCCTGCCAATCACTACAACTGGCGCTTTGAAGTCACAGACGATATCTGGCAGGGACTCGTCCACGACTGCAATCGTCACAACGACCCCGGCCGGTTCGTCACGCTGGTCAGCTTTGAATGGGGCGGCATCGGTGGCAGCGGACACAAGAACATCTACTACCGGGGGGATAGCGGGCCGTTCCACTATTGGTACCAGGGCGAGCACCGCGATCCCAACGCGCTTTGGGAGGATATGGCGGCACGCGGCTTGGAGGCGCTCACCGTGCCCCACCACCCCAAGTCCATGGGCGGCGCCGACTGGCGCTTCCGCAACGACCGCTATCAACGACTGGTCGAAATCTGTTCCATGTGGGACATTGCGGAAGAGGCCGGGCCGCTCAGCGTGCAGGCCGCCTTGGCGATGGGACACCGCCTCGGCTTTGTCGGCGGCACGGACAGCCACTACGGTCTGGCCAATCAGGGCAGCTTTCACGTGAACGACGGCAACGGCCTGGCGTGCGTCGTGGCGCCGGAATTAACTAGAGAGGCGATTTGGCAGGCGCTCTACGACCGCCGCTGCTACGCTACCACCGGCGACCGCATCCTGCTGGACTTCACCATTGACGACAAGCCGATGGGCAGCGACAACGCCGCCGACCTAAACAGTGTAGGGCCGCGCCGCCTGCGCATGCGCGCAGCAGGCACCGCGCCGTTCACCCGCGTCGAGGTCATCCGCAACAACCAGGTGGTCTTCAGCGCCGACCCACACAGCGACGTGTGGGAAGATGAATGGACCGACACCGCCGACCTCGCCGCCGCCGCCTTTTCACCCACGTTTCCGGACGACCACCCGTTCGTCTACTACTACCTGCGCGTCTTCCAAGCCAACCGCCAACGCGCGTGGAGCAGCCCGATCTGGTTCACTCAGGAGGAGTGA
- a CDS encoding macro domain-containing protein: MIEYKTGDILAENVDALVNSVNCVGVMGRGIALQFKNAYPENFKAYSAACKRNEVKPGHMFVFETGYLASPRYIINFPTKRHWRGKSRIEDIDAGLVALAQEIRERDIRSIAIPPLGSGLGKLDWQAVRQRIEVGLQELTDVRVIVFEPGGGPADGKVNQSTDVPRMTPGRAALVGLMDQYVRSLLDTSVTLLEVHKLMYFLQEAGEPLRLKYQRKPLGPYAENLRHVLRAVEGHLIAGYADGGDSPNKELELVPGAIDDARAFLENHLETGARFDRVSMLVDGFESPFGLELLTTVHWVAREHPNASEAEIIDHTYDWGRRKRQFSERQIRLALGILKEQGWLEENQPSGAIES; encoded by the coding sequence ATGATAGAGTACAAGACTGGCGACATTCTTGCCGAAAATGTCGACGCCCTTGTCAACAGTGTCAATTGCGTCGGCGTCATGGGGCGTGGAATTGCGCTGCAATTTAAGAACGCTTATCCTGAGAATTTCAAGGCATATTCTGCTGCATGTAAGCGTAACGAAGTGAAACCGGGTCACATGTTCGTGTTTGAGACTGGCTACCTAGCCAGTCCGCGCTACATAATCAATTTCCCTACCAAACGCCACTGGCGTGGTAAGAGCCGAATAGAGGATATTGATGCTGGTCTTGTAGCTCTAGCGCAAGAAATCAGAGAGCGAGACATACGCTCAATTGCAATCCCTCCCCTGGGTAGCGGATTGGGTAAGCTGGACTGGCAAGCAGTGCGCCAACGTATTGAGGTAGGGCTGCAGGAACTCACTGATGTCAGAGTAATCGTCTTCGAACCGGGTGGCGGGCCAGCAGATGGGAAGGTAAATCAGTCGACCGACGTACCACGGATGACCCCCGGAAGGGCGGCCTTGGTCGGCTTGATGGATCAATACGTCCGCAGTTTGCTTGATACGTCGGTGACGCTCTTGGAAGTCCATAAGCTCATGTACTTTCTGCAGGAAGCGGGCGAGCCCTTAAGACTCAAATATCAGAGGAAACCACTTGGCCCGTATGCCGAAAACCTACGGCACGTCTTAAGGGCCGTTGAGGGTCATCTCATTGCAGGCTATGCCGATGGCGGTGACTCGCCTAACAAAGAGCTCGAACTGGTTCCCGGCGCTATAGATGACGCCCGCGCTTTCCTCGAAAACCATCTGGAAACCGGCGCGCGCTTTGACAGGGTTTCAATGCTAGTCGACGGTTTTGAATCGCCTTTCGGTCTCGAATTGCTGACGACGGTGCACTGGGTGGCCCGTGAGCATCCGAACGCATCAGAGGCAGAGATCATCGACCACACGTATGACTGGGGCAGACGCAAGCGACAATTCTCGGAGCGCCAAATTCGCCTAGCGCTCGGAATTCTCAAAGAGCAAGGCTGGCTTGAAGAAAACCAACCTTCGGGTGCAATTGAGTCCTAA